The genomic window CGTCGGCCGGATAAACGACCGCTCGACCGAACCCGACCTCAGTCGACCTCGACCTCGTCGGACTGCTCGGCGGCCTCGCCCTCGGCGTCGTGGTCGTCGACCTCGGGATCGGCCGCGTGCAGTGCGGCGAAGCGCTCCCACTCGGCCATCAGGTGGTCGACCGCCTCGTGGAACCGGGCCGTGGTGACGCCGGGCGTGGTGTCGCCGAAGTACCGCTCGACCCAGTACGCGAGCCGGCCGAGCGCGGCTTCGTCGTGCGCGACCTCGTCGACCCGCGCGGTCATGGTCGCGCCATCCGCGGCATCGAGCCATTCGCACGCCGAGAGGTACCCGCCCGTGTCGACCTGCGCGTCGGGGTTCGCGGGCCTGGTCACGAGCAGCGGCCTGCCCGCGGCGAGGCGGTCGTAGACCATCGCCGAGATGTCGACGATCGCGACGTCGGCCGCGGCGAGCTGCCAGCCGAGGTCGGGTCCCGTGTCGACGATGTGGTGCGCCGACGCGTCGCCGGAGTTGGCCTGCTCGAGCACGCGCATGATCTCGCGGTTCGCGACCCCGTAGTCGTGGTCGACGACCCCGGAGCGCGGATGCGGGCGGTAGATCACGCGGTGGCGGCCGGTCGCGACGAGCGCGCGGACGAGCTCGACGCCGTGCGACGCGATCGACCCGTACGCGGCCGCCCCCCGGTCGCCCTCCCACGTCGGCGCGTAGAGCACGACCTCGCGGTCGTCCTCGGGGTAGGGCAGTGGCCGCCCGTCGAGGTAGTGGTCCGCCTGCGGCCGGCCGATCGGGATGGCGCGCTTGTCGAAGTCGTAGTCCCAGAGCACCTTCTCGAGGCGCGCCCGCGCGGCATCGCCGGCGATCAGCGCGTAGTCGTACGCCTTGAACTGGTTGGTGGTCATGTACATCTTGTCGGACTCGCCGTGGTTGATGAACACGTGCCAGCGGCGGCCGTACCGCATCATCTGGAAGTTCTTGGCGTTCTGGTTGACGTAGAAGACGACGTGCAGGTCCTGCTCGTGGATCACCCGCTCGAGGTCGGCGACGCGCCGGACGTAGGCGACGGGCAGCGGCGACTCCTCGCGCAGCGCGAGCGCGGCACCCGACGCGCGGCTGAGGATGAGCACCGGATGGCGCTCGGCGAGCACCGCGAGCGGCCTGTACCACTGCCGCAGCTGGTACAGGTTGACCTTGCCGTCGGCGAAGTACACGCCGATGCGGTACCGGTGCGGCTCGAGCGAGGGCAGCTCGGCCAGGCTGCGCTGCGCGCGGCGCGACCGGATGACGTTCTTGACCAGCGTGACGGCGCGACGCGCGTCTCTCCTCAAACCCACCGTCCAAGGGTAGCCGGAGCCCCCGTGCCGGGGACGCGGGTCAGATGACCGGCGGCCGGCCTGCGAGCGTCATCCGCCAGACGGTGCGCCAGCGCAGCGGACGTCGCGGTCCCGGGTCCTCGCGCCAGCCTGCACGCCATCCCCCGAACCAGGCCCGCAGGGCGGCGGGGTCGCGGAACCACCGCAGCACCTGGATGGCCGTCCACGAGCCGACGTAGAGCGGGACGAACGGCAGGGGCAGGTTGCGGCGCGCGAGCCACACGCGGTTGCGCGCGTTGAGGCGGTAGTAGTACTCGTGGCGCGCCGGGTCGATCACCGGGTGCGCGGCCTCGAGGTCGCCCGCATACCAGGCTCGGTGGCCCGTGTCCCACACGCGCCAGGCGAGCTCGATGCCCTCGTGCGCATAGAAGAACGGGTCGGCCCATCCGCCCGTCGCCTCGAACACGGCACGCGGCATGAGCACGGCGCCCTCCCAGCACGAGAACACGTCGCTGGAGCGCGCCGGGTCGCCCTTGCGGATGCGCGGGATCCAGCGCCGCGGCGCGGTCAGGCCGGTCGGATCGACGACGCGCGGCTGCACGAGCCCGAGGTCGGGGTGCTCGGCGAGCACGCGGCATCCGTCGGCGAGGAAGCGCGCGCTCGGCAGGAACGCGTCGTCGTCGAGGAAGAACAGCACCTCGCCCGACACGTGCGGCACCCCGCGGTTGCGGCCCGCGGGGATGCCGAGGTTCTCGGGCAGGTGCACCGTTCGCACCTCGGGCGGCAGCGGCGGCTCGGCGGTCGCCGGATCCCAGCCGTTGCCGACGCACGCGACGTCGACCTCGACGCCCTCCTGGTCGAGCACGCTCCGGATGCCGCGGGCGAGCTCCTCGGGCCGTCGTCCCATCGTCAGCACGACCACGCCGACGCGCGGCACGGGTGCGGCCTGGTCAGGCGCGGACACGGCGGGAGGCCATGATCGCGAGGAAGTGCCCGACGAGGGCGAGCACGGCGAGCGGCAGGAGTGCCGCGACGACGACGCGATCGACGACCGGCTGGCCCGCGAAGAGGCCCACGACCGCCGCCGCGAACGCGATGAGGGTCAGCTCGACGGAGTGGTAGAGGCGGTGGAACGGCACGAAGCGGGCCGCCTTGCGCAGCGTCGCGATGAGTCCGCCGCGCGGCGCCGTCTCGCCGTGCGTGTCGGCTAGCTTGGGCAGGCCCGCGTTGGCGCGCGCGACGTGCACCATGTCGTTGAGCGCCTTGTTCAGCACGATGACGAGCGCCAGCAGCGCCGCGATCGTCGTCCAGAGGAAGTCCTCGGGGAACTCCAGCGGATACGCCGCGGCGCGGATGCCGAGCGCGAGCGGGATCAGCGCCTCGGTCGTGTAGTGGCCGACCTTGTCGAGGAACACGCCGGCGGGGCTCGAGGTGCGCCGCCATCGGGCCACCTCGCCGTCGCAGCAGTCGACGAGCATCTGGAGCTGGCCGAGCACGACGGCGAGCAGCGCACCCCAGATGCCGGGGATGAGCAGCGCCGCGGCCGTGGACCAGCCGACGAGGATCATGAGGCCGGTCACGCCGTTCGCCGAGATGCGCGTGCGCAGCAGCAGCCAGGTCAGGTACGGCGACAGGTCGCGCAGGTAGAGCGACGCGGTCCAGTGCTCGGCGTTGCGACGACCGCGCACCTCGGGCGGCTGGGTCACCGCACGCAGCTCGGCGATCGATGCCGGCCTGCCGCGCTCGGGCTCGGTCTGCGTCATGCTCACCTTCCCGTGTGGCTGGAGATGTTGCTCGTGAGCGCGAGGTACCCGAGCACGAAGCCCGTGCCCCAGGCCACGTGGATGCAGGGCAGCACCACGAGGAACCACCCCGCGGTGGCCGCACCTCGCCCGCGAGCGTACACGAGCGTCGCGACCGCGACGAAGAGGAGGTAGACGAGGGGTGCGGCGAAGCCGACGAGCATCCACGGGAGCGCGCCGAGGCCCAGCTGCACGAGGCCGCCGATGCCGAGGAGCGTGCCGAGGACGACGCCGACGACCATGAGCGGCGGGATGAAGTAGCGGATGCCGTTGTCGGCCGGGAACCGGCGGGCGAGCTCGCCTCGCCAGAGCCCGGTCGAGAACATCTGCCGGGCCAGGCGCTCCACGCTCGACCGCGGCCGGTACGTCACCGCGAGGCGCGGCGTGAACCACACGAGGCCGCCGGTGTCGCGCAGGCGGCGGTTGAGCTCCCAGTCCTGTCCGCGCTTGATCGTCTCGTCGAAGAGCCCGACCCGCTCGAGGGCACTGCGCCGGAAGACCCCGAGGTAGACGGTCTCGACCGGCCCCTCCTCGCCGCCGACGTGGAACGCCGACCCGCCGAGCCCGACCGGTGTCGTGTAGGCCAGTGCGACGGCGCGCTCGAACGGCGTCTCGCCGCGCGCATCCATCACGCCGCCGACGTTGTCGGCGCCCGTGCGCACGAGCGTCTCGACGGCGGTCCGCGCGTAGTCGCGCGGGAGCATCGAGTGCGAGTCGACCCGGATGACGACCGGGTGGGATGCGGCCCGGATGCCGATGTTCAGCCCGGCGGGCGTGGAGCCCACCTCGTTCTCGAGCACGCGCACGCGCGCGTCGCGCTCGGCGAGGTCGGCGACGAGCTCGGCCGTGCCGTCGATCGAGGGCCCGAGGGCGATGAGCACCTCGACCGGCCCGTCGTACTCCTGGTCGAGGATCGACTCGACCGCGGCACGCACGTGCGAGGCGTCGTTGAGGACGGGCATGACATAGGAGACGCCGATCGGCGGCGAGAGCTCCGCCGGGTGGTGCTGCTCGGGCATGGTCCTCACTCGTGCTGGGTCGATCGAGCCTAGCAGCCGGGCGCCGGGCGGCCGTCCGGGCGTGCAGCGCCACGCCGGGACGGCGACGGGGGCCGGACCAAGCTGGTCCGGCCCCCGTCGGGTGGGAGCGATGCGCGCTCGGGCTTAGCCCTCGAAGGTGCCGAGCGTCACGGTCGTGGTCGTCGACTCGCCGTCGCGCGTGTAGGTGATCTCGGCCTTCGAACCGCCGGCGAGCGCACGCACCTGCGCCGTCAGGTCGGTCTGGTCGGTGATCGGGATGCCGTTCAGCGCGGTCACCACGTCGCCCGACTGCAGGCCGGCCGCTTCGGCGGCGCCACCCGAGCTCACCTCGGAGATCAGCGCGCCGACCGTGGCGCTGTCGCCGCTGGCCTGCGCCGAGGTCACCGTCGCACCGAGCAGGCCGTGCGTGGCCGCGCCGTTGTCGATGATCTCCTGCGAGACGCGCTTGGCGAGGTTGGCGGGCACCGCGAACCCGACGCCGATGTTGCCGGCCTGGCCCGAGCTGCCGCCCGTGGAGAGGATGGCGACGTTCACGCCGATGAGCTTGCCC from Agromyces aurantiacus includes these protein-coding regions:
- a CDS encoding glycosyltransferase family 2 protein: MPEQHHPAELSPPIGVSYVMPVLNDASHVRAAVESILDQEYDGPVEVLIALGPSIDGTAELVADLAERDARVRVLENEVGSTPAGLNIGIRAASHPVVIRVDSHSMLPRDYARTAVETLVRTGADNVGGVMDARGETPFERAVALAYTTPVGLGGSAFHVGGEEGPVETVYLGVFRRSALERVGLFDETIKRGQDWELNRRLRDTGGLVWFTPRLAVTYRPRSSVERLARQMFSTGLWRGELARRFPADNGIRYFIPPLMVVGVVLGTLLGIGGLVQLGLGALPWMLVGFAAPLVYLLFVAVATLVYARGRGAATAGWFLVVLPCIHVAWGTGFVLGYLALTSNISSHTGR
- a CDS encoding glycosyltransferase family 2 protein; this translates as MGRRPEELARGIRSVLDQEGVEVDVACVGNGWDPATAEPPLPPEVRTVHLPENLGIPAGRNRGVPHVSGEVLFFLDDDAFLPSARFLADGCRVLAEHPDLGLVQPRVVDPTGLTAPRRWIPRIRKGDPARSSDVFSCWEGAVLMPRAVFEATGGWADPFFYAHEGIELAWRVWDTGHRAWYAGDLEAAHPVIDPARHEYYYRLNARNRVWLARRNLPLPFVPLYVGSWTAIQVLRWFRDPAALRAWFGGWRAGWREDPGPRRPLRWRTVWRMTLAGRPPVI
- a CDS encoding CDP-alcohol phosphatidyltransferase family protein, with the protein product MTQTEPERGRPASIAELRAVTQPPEVRGRRNAEHWTASLYLRDLSPYLTWLLLRTRISANGVTGLMILVGWSTAAALLIPGIWGALLAVVLGQLQMLVDCCDGEVARWRRTSSPAGVFLDKVGHYTTEALIPLALGIRAAAYPLEFPEDFLWTTIAALLALVIVLNKALNDMVHVARANAGLPKLADTHGETAPRGGLIATLRKAARFVPFHRLYHSVELTLIAFAAAVVGLFAGQPVVDRVVVAALLPLAVLALVGHFLAIMASRRVRA
- a CDS encoding CDP-glycerol glycerophosphotransferase family protein; this translates as MGLRRDARRAVTLVKNVIRSRRAQRSLAELPSLEPHRYRIGVYFADGKVNLYQLRQWYRPLAVLAERHPVLILSRASGAALALREESPLPVAYVRRVADLERVIHEQDLHVVFYVNQNAKNFQMMRYGRRWHVFINHGESDKMYMTTNQFKAYDYALIAGDAARARLEKVLWDYDFDKRAIPIGRPQADHYLDGRPLPYPEDDREVVLYAPTWEGDRGAAAYGSIASHGVELVRALVATGRHRVIYRPHPRSGVVDHDYGVANREIMRVLEQANSGDASAHHIVDTGPDLGWQLAAADVAIVDISAMVYDRLAAGRPLLVTRPANPDAQVDTGGYLSACEWLDAADGATMTARVDEVAHDEAALGRLAYWVERYFGDTTPGVTTARFHEAVDHLMAEWERFAALHAADPEVDDHDAEGEAAEQSDEVEVD